In Phormidium yuhuli AB48, one genomic interval encodes:
- a CDS encoding NAD(P)H-dependent glycerol-3-phosphate dehydrogenase gives MTKQITILGTGAWGTALGKLAEYGDNQVQFWSRRGEVSLEEAIAHADVLLSAISMKGVGETARKVQEIGLPPQTIIVTATKGLEPSTTRTPSQIWQEAFPNHPVVVLSGPNLSKEIDKELPAATIAASRDMKAAETIQEAYSSDIFRVYTNTDPIGTELGGTLKNVMAIASGVCDGLDLGINAKSALLTRALIEIVRVGTSLGAEVETFWGLAGLGDLLATCNSSLSRNYRVGFGLSQHKTLEQVLEEIQSTAEGVNTTNVLIDLAQRQGIEVPISYQVYRLLNNQITPEEAVAALMERDLKPEVITPEEN, from the coding sequence ATGACGAAACAGATTACAATTCTAGGAACCGGTGCTTGGGGTACGGCATTGGGTAAACTGGCCGAGTATGGCGATAATCAGGTGCAGTTTTGGTCTCGCCGGGGTGAGGTCAGTCTGGAGGAGGCGATCGCCCATGCAGATGTTCTCCTATCAGCAATTTCCATGAAAGGGGTAGGAGAAACAGCCCGCAAAGTCCAGGAAATTGGTTTACCCCCTCAAACCATCATTGTCACCGCTACCAAGGGCTTAGAACCGTCAACAACCCGCACCCCGTCACAAATTTGGCAGGAAGCCTTCCCCAATCATCCAGTCGTTGTGCTGTCGGGGCCAAACCTCTCCAAGGAGATTGACAAAGAACTTCCCGCCGCCACCATCGCTGCCAGTCGAGATATGAAGGCAGCAGAGACGATTCAGGAAGCCTATTCCTCAGATATTTTTCGAGTTTATACCAATACTGATCCCATTGGAACAGAACTTGGAGGAACCCTAAAAAATGTGATGGCGATCGCCTCTGGGGTATGTGATGGTTTAGACCTAGGAATTAATGCAAAATCCGCCCTATTGACCCGAGCCTTGATTGAAATTGTGCGCGTGGGAACCAGTCTAGGGGCGGAGGTGGAAACGTTCTGGGGATTAGCAGGATTAGGGGACTTGTTAGCCACCTGTAACAGTAGTCTCAGCCGCAATTATCGGGTAGGGTTTGGCTTGTCGCAACATAAAACCTTAGAACAGGTTTTAGAGGAAATCCAGAGTACTGCTGAGGGGGTGAATACGACAAATGTTTTGATTGATTTGGCACAGCGACAGGGAATTGAAGTGCCAATTTCCTATCAAGTCTATCGCTTACTCAATAACCAAATCACCCCAGAAGAAGCCGTAGCGGCGTTGATGGAACGAGACCTTAAACCCGAGGTCATTACACCAGAGGAAAATTAA